One Rosa chinensis cultivar Old Blush chromosome 5, RchiOBHm-V2, whole genome shotgun sequence genomic region harbors:
- the LOC112164225 gene encoding F-box/kelch-repeat protein At3g06240 — MSSCVVDLPEDIILKILCRLPVKSLIRFTCVSKRWRSMIISDPQFGKSHHQLASQQRTLRREVLLTTYPKLRDPGPISLARSGGFFKLPPRFQSLEDNFSVKNFTIPCEKSEDIIVMASCNGLVLVGESNRGYLRNLSIWNPSTGCFRNLPRPSFPERSVQSAGNEYKFSVNYGFGHVSASDDYKLVFIIPALGDLPEVHVFSMRANIWKVITAPYSSWPRWRGGQGTLSNEAIHWVIRHKNESSDPVIYAFDLAEEGFRQVPLPLVLWQDEDDKTSTEITTLVHLGGSLCILSRKHYYPVKGEVWAMTEYGVPESWVKLFQFDVRDLPDVFSRLYGPWDICFITESNIIMLRRDNELFWFERRNEEKLICSGQYRIEEVQPEVPECSCYFHAIGYDETLVSVAE, encoded by the coding sequence ATGTCTAGCTGCGTCGTGGATCTCCCTGAAGATATTATACTCAAGATTCTGTGCCGTCTGCCGGTCAAGTCTTTGATCCGCTTCACTTGTGTCTCGAAACGGTGGCGTTCTATGATCATTTCCGATCCTCAGTTTGGAAAATCCCaccaccaacttgcttctcagcAGAGAACCCTCCGTAGAGAAGTCCTCCTCACTACCTACCCTAAACTCAGAGATCCAGGTCCAATTTCCCTTGCTCGTTCCGGTGGCTTTTTTAAGTTACCCCCTCGATTTCAATCGTTAGAGGATAACTTTTCAGTCAAAAACTTCACCATCCCATGTGAGAAGAGTGAGGATATAATAGTAATGGCCTCCTGCAATGGTTTGGTACTTGTAGGCGAAAGCAATCGTGGTTATTTGAGAAACTTGTCTATCTGGAACCCTTCTACTGGATGCTTCCGCAACCTGCCTAGGCCAAGTTTCCCGGAGAGGTCAGTACAATCAGCCGGTAATGAGTACAAGTTCTCTGTGAATTATGGTTTTGGTCATGTGTCCGCCAGTGACGACTACAAACTTGTTTTCATAATACCTGCCCTCGGTGATCTGCCGGAAGTCCATGTCTTCTCTATGAGAGCCAACATTTGGAAGGTTATTACAGCTCCTTACTCGTCATGGCCGAGATGGCGTGGTGGACAGGGGACACTTTCAAATGAAGCAATTCACTGGGTCATTCGCCACAAAAATGAGAGTTCGGACCCAGTTATCTATGCGTTTGATTTGGCAGAGGAGGGATTTCGGCAAGTGCCATTGCCGCTTGTTTTGTGGCAAGATGAAGATGACAAGACTTCCACCGAGATAACAACTCTGGTTCATTTAGGAGGATCCCTTTGCATCTTGTCGCGAAAGCATTATTATCCCGTGAAAGGTGAAGTTTGGGCGATGACAGAGTATGGGGTGCCTGAATCTTGGGTTaaactctttcaatttgatgtaCGCGATCTCCCAGATGTCTTTTCTAGACTATACGGTCCATGGGATATCTGTTTCATTACAGAAAGCAATATAATCATGTTAAGACGGGATAATGAGTTGTTTTGGTTTGAACGCCGTAATGAAGAGAAACTGATCTGCAGTGGACAGTATAGGATTGAGGAGGTACAACCGGAGGTGCCCGAGTGTTCGTGTTATTTTCACGCAATCGGATATGATGAAACTCTAGTTTCCGTAGCTGAATGA
- the LOC112202644 gene encoding uncharacterized protein LOC112202644 — MASFRSEIINELRQFRLERPAQVMEPSVPTSSVPITSLPVTHPVSSVMHPQLYMMPSPPPPPAMADPYLYQQQQLPPLSSSKPPVPQSQHADPYLYQLRQPPPSPPPRPSVTVHALGESPSPAHMRYTYHSLSNGDFNQNRNQKQQHFSLNDDCGALSPVSIAKLTGIDEKLDMGEGESLDTIAEVNSGDGRVFNQLESVTVKQDDWGPSLCGKRMEYHALYMFDKMPQSDGMCNAGRTIIAPMSIRDKGGGLTTHREVVDASDEMAICSVSAKQDDGGFVEGKKQVPKLSVEALMVSVIPGDVGKPTVKLDKVLVRDGSCRWENLVYETVKFDREPRTGKSKERLYSFVLSTGSSKASVLGEVSLDFAEYSVDFAEYSEATKASSVYLPLKNSSAVLQKLQANSDQREVEGCEDAKVKSQDNSLKRHLSNNDADESVLVDKMTNWTTQNVECNDTTSIGSDITLSSSDSSSGLDTSRELVLRNIIICHDPSNYLSSPNQPSIPHRPEVYGSTNNEQKQSRGSGLQILNME, encoded by the coding sequence ATGGCGTCGTTCCGATCTGAGATAATAAACGAGTTGCGGCAATTTCGATTGGAGCGACCGGCTCAGGTGATGGAGCCTTCGGTGCCGACTTCTTCCGTACCGATCACATCTCTGCCAGTGACTCATCCTGTGTCTTCGGTGATGCACCCACAGTTGTACATGATGCCgtcgccaccaccaccaccggcCATGGCAGATCCCTACCTTTACCAGCAGCAACAACTACCACCTCTATCGTCGTCTAAACCACCAGTCCCTCAGTCGCAACACGCAGATCCCTATCTCTACCAGCTGCGACAACCACCACCTTCTCCGCCGCCTAGACCATCAGTCACCGTCCATGCGTTGGGTGAGTCACCATCCCCAGCCCACATGAGGTACACCTACCACTCGCTCTCAAATGGTGATTTCAATCAAAATAGGAACCAGAAACAACAACATTTCTCTTTGAATGATGATTGTGGTGCTTTGAGCCCTGTGTCTATTGCAAAATTGACTGGTATTGATGAGAAATTAGATATGGGGGAGGGAGAGAGTCTTGATACGATAGCAGAGGTGAATAGTGGAGATGGTAGAGTGTTCAATCAGCTTGAGAGTGTTACTGTTAAGCAAGATGATTGGGGACCAAGTTTGTGTGGGAAAAGAATGGAATACCATGCACTCTACATGTTTGATAAAATGCCACAATCAGATGGGATGTGTAATGCAGGAAGGACCATTATTGCTCCTATGAGCATTCGAGACAAAGGTGGAGGACTCACTACTCATCGTGAAGTTGTTGATGCTTCTGATGAGATGGCGATATGTTCTGTCAGTGCTAAGCAGGACGATGGTGGTTTCGTTGAAGGTAAGAAGCAGGTGCCAAAATTGAGTGTGGAGGCATTGATGGTATCTGTGATCCCTGGAGATGTGGGAAAGCCAACTGTGAAATTAGATAAAGTTCTGGTTCGAGATGGGAGCTGTAGATGGGAAAATCTGGTTTATGAAACGGTTAAATTCGACCGGGAGCCAAGAACCGGGAAGAGCAAGGAGAGACTCTATAGTTTTGTTCTTTCAACTGGATCTTCTAAAGCAAGTGTTCTTGGGGAGGTTTCTCTTGATTTTGCCGAGTATTCCGTTGATTTTGCCGAGTATTCCGAGGCTACTAAAGCTTCATCTGTGTATCTTCCTCTTAAGAATTCAAGTGCAGTATTGCAAAAGTTGCAAGCAAATTCTGATCAGAGAGAGGTAGAAGGCTGTGAAGATGCCAAAGTTAAATCTCAGGATAATAGCTTGAAGAGACACTTGAGCAATAATGATGCAGATGAAAGCGTTTTGGTTGATAAGATGACCAATTGGACCACTCAAAATGTTGAGTGCAACGACACGACCTCTATTGGATCAGACATTACATTGTCCAGTTCCGACAGCAGCTCCGGACTCGATACTTCTCGAGAGCTTGTACTGAGAAACATTATCATTTGTCACGACCCTTCCAACTATCTATCATCACCAAATCAGCCCTCAATACCACACAGACCTGAAGTTTATGGCTCGACAAATAATGAGCAAAAGCAATCACGTGGGAGTGGTCTGCAGATTCTGAACATGGAGTAA